The following are encoded in a window of Echeneis naucrates chromosome 19, fEcheNa1.1, whole genome shotgun sequence genomic DNA:
- the trim16 gene encoding tripartite motif-containing protein 16, which translates to MADTAAVGAAPPPGQQQVCSGEPAAGGPESLQSPDMPHPAEGPKHNGTEAETPVIDSEGEQSQDPKTSEETKNQEDLKESQDPKRPEEEEEKEAEEEEVKEEPLGPNDVVCDSCIESPCRALKSCLTCLVSYCEAHLRPHLENPKFQNHRLVEPLRDIERRTCESHKWPLEIFCCADAVCICQDCVAEDHKGHNTVSVVEARRQIEKELSEKQSEMVKTVTAAENAINKLQLNTVSIEQSVTDVRAVIESQFEELQAVVEKAKREITEILEGEEKQAIKQADGIRVHLEQRCMELKKTQGQMEKLSKNKNDVDFLQEYSEWKKEVTDISLPGVYIGLMDQLKYFSRVIVDSTQELCARLVSSYIDKLKETCKNDKMGIKTTVHEIVAAKQNMSLPDPKTYADFLKYSAHVTFDADTAHKFLRLTEENRKVTNTTPWQHPYPDVPERFESWRQVLAAESFYLGRHYFEVDISGEGTHIGVTYKSIDRKGNESNSCITGNDFSWCLQWNGRTFSAWHSDVETPLNVNKFNRIGVYVDYTRGLLAFYGVGDTMTPIHEYQAEFLEPLYPAFWLSKKENVVALVAPGEPLRLKSPSPPSSPANGAIIS; encoded by the exons ATGGCAGATACAGCAGCTGTAggagcagcccccccccccgggcaGCAGCAGGTCTGCTCAGGTGAGCCGGCTGCCGGCGGACCTGAGTCTCTGCAGAGTCCTGACATGCCCCATCCTGCTGAGGGTCCCAAACATAACGGCACAGAGGCTGAAACTCCGGTCATCGACAGCGAAGGGGAGCAAAGCCAGGACCCCAAGACCTCAGAGGAGACCAAGAACCAGGAGGATCTGAAGGAGTCCCAGGACCCCAAGAggccggaggaggaggaggagaaagaagcagaagaagaggaggtgaaggaggaacCTTTGGGCCCCAACGATGTGGTGTGTGACTCCTGCATTGAGAGCCCCTGCAGGGCCCTCAAGTCCTGCCTCACCTGCCTGGTGTCGTACTGCGAGGCCCACCTCCGGCCTCACCTGGAGAACCCCAAGTTCCAGAACCACCGGCTGGTGGAGCCGCTCAGGGACATCGAGAGGAGGACCTGCGAGAGCCACAAGTGGCCCCTGGAGATTTTCTGCTGTGCTGACGCCGTCTGTATCTGTCAGGACTGTGTGGCCGAAGACCACAAGGGCCACAACACCGTCTCCGTGGTGGAAGCCCGCCGGCAGATCGAG AAAGAACTCAGTGAGAAGCAGAGCGAGATGGTGAAGACCGTGACGGCAGCAGAGAACGCCATCAACAAACTTCAACTGAACACAGTCTCCATCGAG CAATCGGTGACCGACGTGCGAGCGGTGATCGAGAGTCAGTTTGAGGAGCTGCAGGCGGTGGTGGAGAAGGCCAAGAGGGAGATCACGGAGATCCTGGAGGGCGAGGAGAAGCAGGCAATTAAACAGGCTGATGGCATCCGGGTTCACCTGGAGCAGAGGTGTATGGAGCTGAAGAAGACTCAGGGGCAGATGGAGAAGctctccaaaaataaaaatgatgtggATTTCTTACAG GAATATTCAGAGTGGAAGAAAGAGGTGAcagatatttctcttcctgGGGTTTATATCGGCCTCATGGATCAACTGAAGTACTTCAGTCGTGTGATTGTTGACTCCACGCAGGAGCTCTGTGCCAGGCTCGTGTCTTCATACATAGACAAACTTAAAGAGACGTGTAAGAACG acaAAATGGGAATAAAAACTACAGTTCATGAGATTGTTGCAGCAAAACAGAACATGTCATTACCAGATCCGAAGACGTATGCCGACTTCCTCAAGT ACTCTGCCCACGTGACTTTTGACGCAGACACGGCTCACAAGTTCCTGCGTCTGACCgaagaaaacaggaaggtgACCAACACCACGCCCTGGCAGCATCCGTACCCAGATGTACCTGAGCGCTTTGAGAGCTGGCGCCAGGTCCTGGCCGCAGAGAGCTTCTACCTGGGCAGGCACTACTTCGAGGTGGACATCAGCGGGGAGGGCACACACATCGGTGTGACCTACAAGAGCATCGACCGCAAAGGCAACGAGAGCAACAGCTGCATTACGGGAAACGACTTCTCCTGGTGCCTCCAGTGGAACGGACGCACCTTCTCCGCCTGGCACAGCGACGTGGAGACTCCACTCAATGTGAATAAGTTCAACCGGATCGGGGTCTATGTGGACTACACACGAGGCCTCCTGGCCTTCTACGGCGTGGGGGACACCATGACGCCCATCCACGAGTACCAGGCCGAGTTCCTGGAGCCCCTCTACCCGGCTTTCTGGTTGTCCAAGAAGGAGAACGTCGTGGCCTTGGTGGCACCTGGAGAACCGTTACGGCTGAAAAGCCCCTCCCCTCCCAGCTCACCTGCAAACGGAGCCATCATCTCTTAA
- the fads6 gene encoding fatty acid desaturase 6 → MGAAATKKQKGGCGGRSAPAACLRTRVCFSLEEWREGRGESRGEMLVRRKGDPELSGGAEMKIKAGGTGGGELEKETLMMELNKLVQKMVKESSWWERRGLDCSILAAAFLCLPPAFLLLSSSHVVWFSVGMLLMAVAHGVIAFKGTHLASHGALSESPAWGQFWAVFFIEVCGSFSAPAGIQGHIKMHHAHTNVIGLGDSSVWKVPFLPRTVYLFFAPLAVPVITPLVALGHLKGLSLAHVVRTVLMVALGLYSQYWLLIHVSGFESPLSALLCMLVCRAMFSVPYIHINIFQHIGLPMFSPTRRPKRIYQMTHGVLNLRRNPLLDWIFGHSLINCHVEHHLFPFLSDNMCLKVKPVVSKYLLDKKLPYQEDSYFSRLGLFFHKYQELMVFAPPITELVGVQ, encoded by the exons ATGGGGGCAGCTgccacaaagaaacagaagGGAGGAtgtggaggg CGTTCAGCCCCGGCTGCCTGCCTGAGGACgagagtttgtttttctctggaggagtggagggaAGGTCGGGGGGAGAGCAGGGGGGAGATGTTAGTCCGGAGGAAGGGAGATCCAGAGCTCAGCGGCGGTGCAGAGATGAAGATTAAGGCTGGGGGGACAGGTGGAggagagctggagaaggagacgctgatgatggagctgaacAAGCTGGTGCAGAAGATGGTGAAGGAGAGCAGCTggtgggagaggagggggcTCGACTGCAGCATCCTGGCTGCAGCGTTCCTCTGTCTGCCCCCCG CCTTCCTCCTGCTGTCCTCCTCTCACGTCGTGTGGTTTTCGGTGGGAATGCTGCTAATGGCTGTGGCTCACGGCGTCATCGCCTTCAAAGGGACACATCTGGCCAGCCACGGCGCTCTGAGCGAGTCCCCGGCCTGGGGCCAGTTCTGGGCCGTCTTCTTCATCGAG gtcTGTGGCTCGTTCTCGGCCCCAGCCGGCATTCAGGGCCACATTAAGATGCATCACGCTCACACTAACGTCATCGGACTGGGGGACTCCAGCGTGTGGAAGGTGCCGTTCCTTCCTCGGACCGTCTACCTGTTCTTCGCCCCCCTGGCCGTGCCCGTCATCACGCCGCTCGTTGCGCTCG GTCACCTTAAAGGCCTCTCATTGGCCCACGTGGTCAGGACGGTCCTGATGGTGGCGCTGGGCCTGTACTCCCAGTACTGGCTGCTGATCCACGTGTCCGGGTTCGAGTCCCCCCTCAGCGCTCTGCTCTGCATGCTTGTCTGCCGGGCCATGTTCTCTGTGCCCTACATTCACATCAACATTTTCCAG CACATCGGCCTCCCCATGTTCTCCCCGACCCGCCGGCCGAAGAGGATCTACCAGATGACCCATGGAGTCCTGAACCTGCGTCGGAACCCCCTGCTGGACTGGATCTTTGGACACTCGCTTATCAACTGCCATGTGGAGCACCACctcttccccttcctgtctGATAACATGTGTTTAAAG GTGAAACCCGTTGTGTCCAAATATCTGCTGGACAAAAAGCTTCCGTACCAGGAGGACAGCTACTTTTCCCGCCTCGGCCTCTTCTTCCACAAATACCAGGAACTGATGGTGTTTGCTCCTCCAATCACAGAGCTGGTGGGAGTTCAGTGA
- the ush1gb gene encoding Usher syndrome type-1G protein homolog has protein sequence MNDRFHRAAGDGYLDVLKEATRKELNAPDEDGMTPTLWAAYHGHLEALRLIVGRGGDPDKCDIWGNTPLHLAAANGHHNCLSFLVAFGANVWCLDNDYHTPLDMAATKGHMDCVRYLDSIAAKQITLNPKLVTKLKDRAFRAAERRIKECAKLQKKHRERMERKFMKESAALDNLDAISFSSYTSSSTLSPKFNTITSAMPYSQATLHSTAKGKAKIQKKLEKKKQVDGTFKIYEDGRKSVRSLSGLQLSNDVMFLKQGTYTNPRERSRLNIRDMFPHDNDDDVDTISRAMSDPGLHEAAYSEISADSGRDSLFTRPGLGTMVFRRNYMTGGMFGIGARDEGSVVGSEPVGRAPNVRLRGRLPRRSPSIDEDSIGSALSLQERNLQELPWEEADIELDEDMEPENSPLETFLASQSLSEFMTIFRREKIDLKALLLCSDQDLSSIHIPLGPRKKLLDACKRRLDTLDEPEAIEDTEL, from the exons ATGAACGACCGGTTCCACCGGGCGGCCGGTGACGGTTACCTGGACGTGCTGAAGGAGGCCACACGGAAGGAGCTGAACGCCCCGGATGAGGACGGCATGACTCCGACCTTATGGGCCGCGTACCACGGACACCTGGAGGCGCTCCGGCTCATCGTGGGGAGGGG aGGTGACCCGGACAAGTGTGACATCTGGGGCAACACACCGCTTCACCTGGCGGCTGCCAACGGCCACCACAACTGCCTGTCCTTCCTGGTGGCCTTCGGTGCCAACGTGTGGTGTCTGGACAATGACTACCACACGCCGCTGGACATGGCTGCCACCAAGGGCCACATGGACTGCGTCCGCTACCTGGACTCCATCGCTGCCAAGCAGATCACCCTCAACCCCAAGCTGGTCACCAAACTCAAGGACCGGGCTTTCCGGGCCGCTGAGCGCCGGATCAAAGAGTGCGCCAAGCTCcagaagaaacacagagaaCGCATGGAGAGGAAGTTCATGAAGGAGTCGGCGGCTCTGGACAACCTGGATGCTATTAGCTTTTCCAGCTACACGAGCAGCAGCACGCTGAGTCCAAAGTTCAACACCATCACCTCCGCCATGCCATACTCACAG GCCACTCTGCACTCCACAGCCAAGGGCAAAGCCAAGATAcagaagaagctggagaagaagaagcaagTCGATGGAACGTTCAAGATCTACGAGGACGGGAGGAAAAGTGTGCGCTCGCTGTCCGGCCTGCAGCTCAGCAACGATGTAATGTTTCTCAAGCAGGGCACCTACACCAACCCCAGGGAAAGGTCGCGCCTCAACATACGTGACATGTTCCCCCACGATAATGACGACGACGTCGACACCATCTCCCGCGCCATGAGCGACCCAGGCCTCCACGAGGCCGCGTACTCGGAGATCAGCGCTGACTCCGGTCGGGATTCCCTGTTCACCCGGCCTGGGCTCGGCACCATGGTGTTCAGGAGGAATTACATGACTGGGGGCATGTTCGGCATCGGGGCGCGGGATGAGGGCAGCGTTGTCGGGAGCGAGCCTGTGGGCCGGGCACCGAATGTCCGTCTACGTGGACGCCTGCCTCGACGCTCACCCAGTATCGATGAGGACAGTATTGGCAGCGCCTTGAGCTTGCAAGAAAGAAATCTACAGGAGCTGCCTTGGGAGGAGGCCGACATCGAACTGGATGAGGACATGGAACCAGAGAACAGTCCTCTGGAGACCTTTCTGGCCTCGCAGAGCCTCAGTGAGTTCATGACCATCTTCAGGAGGGAGAAGATCGACCTGAAggctctgctgctttgttcagATCAGGACCTCTCCAGCATTCACATCCCTTTGGGACCCAGAAAAAAACTGCTAGATGCCTGCAAGAGACGACTGGACACCTTAGACGAACCGGAGGCCATCGAAGACACTGAACTCTGA
- the LOC115059505 gene encoding proton channel OTOP3-like isoform X2, which produces MDPDPGATELDSSLGTPEDQTRDEPDHQDQDQDQDQDQELLLWVPSGRRLISGLLGINIVLLGAALVAGQAFNPEGLKHQEPQVFMLVLMGAGLIWMLWFLLWARKQPGISPHKDHHAGGITVILVLILFSAASLLLYVCRIGYLLSVRECNPASKVLSPFIEMPFLSLQTYLLWAHSKDCIHRHKIITRSGLMLILSADLLLWLNSVMEDSVHEEIELEKQENFHFSNVNSSETDFSDFGGNSTLCQCSTSPVCVAFRKGFEILYPFHIEFYLMAGCMVYVMWKNVGRRTGPGHHVTQKMTLRVIYEGGIIYGLVFGALVLVAGATVFILYQVWVSQHQFRLTAFLIFYGYHLAVMPVMSFCSLAGMLVHRLERRAHEGGHNPTRSLDVMLLVAAALGQLGLSYFSLVAALALGTSTPLADLDLSYSLLSLLELILQNIFIIEGLHRHPKLLAKRKERSSVFQLNKKVTTPTQEKATAVSLLEENMSALPVGQEHDGKESWTKRVIQEICAFLILSNIMLWVIPAFGVHPQFENGLGKQFFGFSTWFVLVNLGQPLSVFYRMHSVGALMELLISA; this is translated from the exons atggatcCTGATCCTGGAGCCACAGAGCTGGACTCCTCCTTGGGGACTCCAGAAGATCAGACCAGAGATGAGCCAgaccaccaggaccaggaccaggaccaggaccaggaccaggagctgctgctgtgggtcCCCAGTGGGAGGCGGCTGATCTCAGGTCTGCTGGGGATAAACATAGTCCTGCTGGGGGCGGCTCTGGTGGCCGGCCAGGCTTTCAACCCGGAAGGTCTGAAGCACCAGGAGCCCCAGGTGTTCATGCTGGTCCTGATGGGGGCCGGTCTGATCTGGATGCTGTGGTTCCTGCTGTGGGCCCGGAAGCAGCCCGGGATCAGCCCACACAAAGACCATCACGCTGGGGGGATCACCGTCATCT TGGTCCTGATCCTCTTCTCTGCTGCCAGTCTGCTGCTGTACGTCTGCAGGATCGGGTATTTGCTCAGTGTGAGGGAGTGTAATCCTGCATCTAAAGTGCTCTCTCCATTCATAGAAATGCCTTTTCTCTCACTGCAG ACGTATCTGCTGTGGGCTCACTCCAAAGACTGCATTCACAGACACAAGATAATCACCAG GTCTGGGCTGATGCTGATCCTCTCTGCCgacctgctgctgtggctgaacTCTGTGATGGAGGACTCGGTCCACGAGGAGATCGAATTagagaaacaggaaaatttTCACTTCAGCAACGTGAACTCATCTGAAACAGACTTCTCTGATTTTGGAG GGAATTCCACCTTGTGTCAGTGCAGCACGAGTCCAGTCTGTGTCGCCTTCAGGAAAGGCTTCGAGATCCTTTACCCCTTCCACATCGAGTTCTACCTGATGGCCGGCTGCATGGTCTACGTGATGTGGAAGAACGTGGGCCGCAGGACAGGTCCTGGTCACCACGTCACCCAGAAGATGACCCTCCGTGTCATCTACGAGGGGGGGATCATATACGGACTGGTTTTTGGCGCCCTGGTCCTCGTCGCAGGAGCGACCGTCTTCATCCTCTATCAGGTCTGGGTGAGCCAGCACCAGTTTCGCCTCACCGCCTTCCTCATATTCTACGGCTACCATCTGGCTGTCATGCCCGTCATGTCCTTCTGCTCGCTGGCGGGGATGCTGGTCCACAGGCTGGAGAGGAGGGCTCACGAAGGCGGGCACAATCCGACCCGGAGCCTGGACGTGATGCTCCTGGTGGCGGCGGCTCTGGGCCAACTCGGCCTTTCCTACTTCTCCCTGGTGGCGGCGCTGGCTCTGGGGACCAGCACGCCTCTTGCAGACCTGGACCTTTCCTActccctcctcagcctcctggAGCTCATCCtccagaacatcttcatcatcgAAGGCCTCCACAGACACCCAAAGCTGCTCGccaagaggaaagagaggagcagCGTATTTCAG CTCAACAAAAAGGTAACCACGCCGACACAAGAGAAGGCGACGGCCGTTTCGCTTCTGGAGGAAAACATGTCGGCGCTTCCTGTTGGTCAAGAGCATGATGGGAAAGAGTCCTGGACCAAAAGAGTCATACAAGAGATCTGTGCTTTCCTCATCCTGTCCAACATTATG CTCTGGGTCATTCCCGCCTTCGGCGTCCACCCCCAGTTCGAGAACGGCCTGGGGAAGCAGTTCTTCGGCTTCAGCACCTGGTTTGTTCTGGTGAACCTGGGTCAGCCGCTCAGTGTCTTCTACAGGATGCACTCGGTGGGAGCTTTAATGGAACTGCTCATCTCTGCATGA
- the LOC115059505 gene encoding proton channel OTOP3-like isoform X1: protein MDPDPGATELDSSLGTPEDQTRDEPDHQDQDQDQDQDQELLLWVPSGRRLISGLLGINIVLLGAALVAGQAFNPEGLKHQEPQVFMLVLMGAGLIWMLWFLLWARKQPGISPHKDHHAGGITVILVLILFSAASLLLYVCRIGYLLSVRECNPASKVLSPFIEMPFLSLQTYLLWAHSKDCIHRHKIITRSGLMLILSADLLLWLNSVMEDSVHEEIELEKQENFHFSNVNSSETDFSDFGGNSTLCQCSTSPVCVAFRKGFEILYPFHIEFYLMAGCMVYVMWKNVGRRTGPGHHVTQKMTLRVIYEGGIIYGLVFGALVLVAGATVFILYQVWVSQHQFRLTAFLIFYGYHLAVMPVMSFCSLAGMLVHRLERRAHEGGHNPTRSLDVMLLVAAALGQLGLSYFSLVAALALGTSTPLADLDLSYSLLSLLELILQNIFIIEGLHRHPKLLAKRKERSSVFQQLNKKVTTPTQEKATAVSLLEENMSALPVGQEHDGKESWTKRVIQEICAFLILSNIMLWVIPAFGVHPQFENGLGKQFFGFSTWFVLVNLGQPLSVFYRMHSVGALMELLISA, encoded by the exons atggatcCTGATCCTGGAGCCACAGAGCTGGACTCCTCCTTGGGGACTCCAGAAGATCAGACCAGAGATGAGCCAgaccaccaggaccaggaccaggaccaggaccaggaccaggagctgctgctgtgggtcCCCAGTGGGAGGCGGCTGATCTCAGGTCTGCTGGGGATAAACATAGTCCTGCTGGGGGCGGCTCTGGTGGCCGGCCAGGCTTTCAACCCGGAAGGTCTGAAGCACCAGGAGCCCCAGGTGTTCATGCTGGTCCTGATGGGGGCCGGTCTGATCTGGATGCTGTGGTTCCTGCTGTGGGCCCGGAAGCAGCCCGGGATCAGCCCACACAAAGACCATCACGCTGGGGGGATCACCGTCATCT TGGTCCTGATCCTCTTCTCTGCTGCCAGTCTGCTGCTGTACGTCTGCAGGATCGGGTATTTGCTCAGTGTGAGGGAGTGTAATCCTGCATCTAAAGTGCTCTCTCCATTCATAGAAATGCCTTTTCTCTCACTGCAG ACGTATCTGCTGTGGGCTCACTCCAAAGACTGCATTCACAGACACAAGATAATCACCAG GTCTGGGCTGATGCTGATCCTCTCTGCCgacctgctgctgtggctgaacTCTGTGATGGAGGACTCGGTCCACGAGGAGATCGAATTagagaaacaggaaaatttTCACTTCAGCAACGTGAACTCATCTGAAACAGACTTCTCTGATTTTGGAG GGAATTCCACCTTGTGTCAGTGCAGCACGAGTCCAGTCTGTGTCGCCTTCAGGAAAGGCTTCGAGATCCTTTACCCCTTCCACATCGAGTTCTACCTGATGGCCGGCTGCATGGTCTACGTGATGTGGAAGAACGTGGGCCGCAGGACAGGTCCTGGTCACCACGTCACCCAGAAGATGACCCTCCGTGTCATCTACGAGGGGGGGATCATATACGGACTGGTTTTTGGCGCCCTGGTCCTCGTCGCAGGAGCGACCGTCTTCATCCTCTATCAGGTCTGGGTGAGCCAGCACCAGTTTCGCCTCACCGCCTTCCTCATATTCTACGGCTACCATCTGGCTGTCATGCCCGTCATGTCCTTCTGCTCGCTGGCGGGGATGCTGGTCCACAGGCTGGAGAGGAGGGCTCACGAAGGCGGGCACAATCCGACCCGGAGCCTGGACGTGATGCTCCTGGTGGCGGCGGCTCTGGGCCAACTCGGCCTTTCCTACTTCTCCCTGGTGGCGGCGCTGGCTCTGGGGACCAGCACGCCTCTTGCAGACCTGGACCTTTCCTActccctcctcagcctcctggAGCTCATCCtccagaacatcttcatcatcgAAGGCCTCCACAGACACCCAAAGCTGCTCGccaagaggaaagagaggagcagCGTATTTCAG CAGCTCAACAAAAAGGTAACCACGCCGACACAAGAGAAGGCGACGGCCGTTTCGCTTCTGGAGGAAAACATGTCGGCGCTTCCTGTTGGTCAAGAGCATGATGGGAAAGAGTCCTGGACCAAAAGAGTCATACAAGAGATCTGTGCTTTCCTCATCCTGTCCAACATTATG CTCTGGGTCATTCCCGCCTTCGGCGTCCACCCCCAGTTCGAGAACGGCCTGGGGAAGCAGTTCTTCGGCTTCAGCACCTGGTTTGTTCTGGTGAACCTGGGTCAGCCGCTCAGTGTCTTCTACAGGATGCACTCGGTGGGAGCTTTAATGGAACTGCTCATCTCTGCATGA